A genomic segment from Brevundimonas sp. SORGH_AS_0993 encodes:
- the tdh gene encoding L-threonine 3-dehydrogenase gives MKALAKTGPVEGLELIDAPIPQPGAEDVLIKVHRTAVCGTDIHIWNWDEWSRKNVPTPMITGHEFAGEIVAIGQDVDRRLKVGQRVSAEGHVIDLNSEAARAGHFHLDPATMGIGVNRQGAFAEYVVAPAFNVIELPDDVPYEIGAILDPFGNAVHTAQQFDLLGEDVLVTGAGPIGMMAAAVARHAGARTVVLTDINDFRLDLAQKVAPGIRAVNTTKEDLKDVMHELGLKVGFDVALEMSGSPIAFKQCVDTLIMGGGMALLGIPAKPMETDWGAIILKALTIKGVYGREMFTTWRKMLGLLKAGLDLSPLITHRLGYADYREGFEAMKSGRSGKVVLDWDQAA, from the coding sequence ATGAAAGCCCTGGCCAAGACCGGCCCCGTCGAAGGTCTTGAACTGATCGACGCCCCGATCCCCCAGCCGGGAGCCGAGGATGTGCTGATCAAGGTGCACCGCACCGCCGTCTGCGGCACCGACATCCACATCTGGAACTGGGACGAGTGGTCCCGGAAGAACGTCCCGACGCCCATGATCACCGGCCACGAATTCGCCGGCGAGATCGTCGCCATCGGCCAGGACGTGGATCGTCGCCTGAAGGTGGGCCAGCGCGTCTCGGCCGAAGGTCACGTCATCGACCTGAACTCAGAGGCCGCCCGCGCCGGTCATTTCCACCTGGACCCGGCGACCATGGGCATCGGCGTGAACCGCCAGGGCGCCTTCGCCGAATATGTCGTGGCCCCCGCCTTCAATGTGATCGAACTGCCCGACGACGTGCCCTATGAGATCGGGGCCATCCTCGATCCGTTCGGCAATGCGGTTCACACGGCCCAGCAGTTCGACCTGCTGGGCGAGGACGTTTTGGTCACGGGCGCCGGCCCCATCGGCATGATGGCCGCCGCCGTCGCCCGTCACGCCGGCGCCCGCACCGTCGTCCTGACCGACATCAACGACTTCCGGCTGGACCTGGCGCAGAAAGTCGCTCCCGGCATTCGCGCGGTGAACACGACAAAGGAAGACCTGAAGGACGTCATGCACGAGCTGGGCCTGAAGGTCGGCTTCGACGTGGCGCTGGAAATGTCGGGCTCGCCCATCGCCTTCAAACAGTGCGTCGACACCCTGATCATGGGCGGCGGCATGGCCCTGTTGGGCATTCCCGCCAAGCCGATGGAGACCGACTGGGGCGCCATCATCCTGAAGGCCCTGACCATCAAGGGGGTCTATGGGCGCGAGATGTTCACGACCTGGCGCAAGATGCTGGGCCTGTTGAAGGCCGGTCTGGACCTCAGCCCCCTGATCACCCACCGCCTAGGCTACGCCGACTACCGCGAAGGGTTCGAGGCGATGAAGTCGGGCCGGTCGGGCAAGGTGGTTCTGGACTGGGATCAGGCCGCCTGA
- a CDS encoding glycine C-acetyltransferase yields the protein MTQSFYDRVSGELSDIDAQGLTKPERVIASRQGPVIQVGGREVLNFCANNYLGLAGDDRVTQAGLAAQSKWGAGTASVRFICGTLEIHKALEAAIAGYLGFEDAILFAAAFDANGGIFEPLFGENDAIVSDSLNHASIIDGVRLCKARRYRFANSDMDELEARLKEARAAGARDIVIATDGAFSMDGYIAKLKDIRALADKYDALIMVDDCHATGFLGPQGRGSFAHHGVQVDFVTGTFGKALGGAMGGFICARKPVVELLKQRARPYLFSNALSPAVCGSSLEAIRIAQGEEGDRLRAQLSANAHRYRGAMADAGFTLLEGEHPIIPVMLGDAKLAQDFAARALELGVYVIGFSFPVVPRGQARIRTQMSAAHTFDQIDRTVAAFTRAGRELGVI from the coding sequence ATGACCCAAAGCTTCTACGACCGTGTTTCCGGCGAACTGTCCGACATCGACGCGCAAGGGTTGACCAAGCCCGAGCGGGTCATTGCTTCGCGCCAGGGGCCGGTGATCCAGGTCGGCGGGCGCGAGGTGCTGAACTTCTGCGCCAACAACTATCTGGGCCTTGCCGGCGACGATCGCGTGACCCAGGCGGGGCTGGCGGCGCAGTCGAAGTGGGGCGCCGGCACGGCCTCGGTCCGCTTCATCTGCGGCACGCTGGAAATCCACAAGGCGCTGGAGGCGGCCATCGCCGGCTATCTGGGCTTCGAGGACGCCATCCTGTTCGCCGCCGCCTTCGACGCCAACGGCGGGATTTTCGAGCCCCTGTTCGGCGAGAACGACGCCATCGTCTCCGACAGCCTGAACCACGCCTCGATCATCGACGGGGTGCGCCTGTGCAAGGCCAGGCGGTATCGCTTCGCCAACTCCGATATGGACGAGCTTGAGGCCCGGTTGAAGGAAGCCCGCGCCGCCGGCGCCCGCGACATCGTCATCGCCACCGACGGCGCCTTCTCGATGGACGGCTATATCGCCAAGCTGAAGGATATCCGGGCGCTGGCCGACAAGTACGACGCCCTGATCATGGTCGACGACTGCCACGCCACCGGCTTTCTGGGTCCGCAGGGGCGGGGCTCCTTCGCCCATCACGGGGTTCAGGTGGACTTCGTCACCGGCACCTTCGGCAAGGCCCTGGGCGGCGCCATGGGCGGCTTCATCTGCGCCAGGAAACCGGTGGTCGAATTGCTGAAGCAGCGCGCGCGGCCCTATCTGTTCTCCAACGCCCTGTCGCCGGCCGTCTGCGGCTCGTCGCTGGAAGCCATCCGCATCGCGCAAGGCGAGGAGGGCGATCGTCTGCGCGCCCAGCTTTCCGCCAACGCCCATCGCTATCGCGGCGCCATGGCGGACGCGGGTTTCACCCTGCTTGAGGGCGAACATCCGATCATTCCGGTCATGCTGGGCGACGCCAAGCTGGCGCAGGATTTCGCGGCGCGGGCGCTGGAGCTGGGCGTCTATGTGATCGGCTTCTCCTTCCCGGTCGTGCCGCGCGGCCAGGCCCGCATCCGCACCCAGATGTCGGCCGCCCACACCTTCGATCAGATCGACCGGACGGTTGCGGCCTTCACCCGGGCCGGTCGGGAGTTGGGCGTCATCTGA
- a CDS encoding DUF4232 domain-containing protein, with amino-acid sequence MHRRLTAFVAIAALSATAACQQNAPESAAAPAPPAAATAADVAAVVYACQSGQLIQARYPDKTAARLTYKGQDFVLRATPAASGARYVGQGVEWATSAAETQETGTLSLLSPDQSTALAVVEQCVRPLATVGMPPVAPGGAPTPASAADDIPACLAPQLKLAPGEGDAGAGNRVLNFSLQNQGRGACRLDGYPMVALADARGRTIGSIRVDQSPGSYFRQGEAPRPVTLPSQARAYFEVAWNVIPNEAMGQTACPQAHTLKATVPGDTAALSAPFEAQPCGGKIRVSPIRSASAVPPTS; translated from the coding sequence ATGCACCGCCGCCTGACCGCCTTCGTCGCCATCGCCGCCCTGAGCGCGACCGCCGCCTGTCAGCAGAACGCGCCCGAATCGGCCGCCGCGCCGGCTCCGCCCGCGGCGGCGACCGCCGCCGACGTGGCCGCCGTCGTCTATGCCTGTCAGAGCGGGCAACTGATCCAGGCCCGCTATCCGGACAAGACCGCCGCCCGCCTGACCTACAAGGGCCAGGACTTCGTGCTGCGCGCCACGCCGGCCGCCAGCGGCGCCCGCTACGTCGGCCAGGGTGTCGAATGGGCCACCAGCGCCGCCGAAACCCAGGAGACCGGCACGCTCAGCCTGCTGTCGCCGGACCAGTCGACGGCCCTGGCGGTGGTGGAGCAGTGCGTGCGTCCTCTGGCCACGGTCGGCATGCCCCCCGTTGCGCCGGGCGGCGCCCCGACGCCCGCGTCGGCCGCCGACGACATTCCAGCCTGCCTGGCGCCGCAGTTGAAACTGGCCCCGGGCGAGGGCGATGCGGGCGCCGGCAACCGCGTCCTGAACTTCAGCCTGCAGAACCAGGGCCGCGGGGCTTGCCGCCTGGACGGCTATCCGATGGTCGCCCTGGCCGACGCGCGCGGTCGCACCATCGGTTCGATCCGCGTCGATCAGAGCCCCGGCAGCTATTTCCGTCAGGGCGAGGCGCCGCGCCCCGTCACCCTGCCGTCCCAGGCCAGGGCCTACTTCGAAGTCGCCTGGAACGTCATTCCGAACGAGGCCATGGGTCAGACCGCCTGTCCGCAGGCGCACACCCTGAAGGCCACGGTTCCCGGCGACACGGCGGCCCTCAGCGCGCCGTTCGAGGCCCAGCCGTGCGGCGGCAAGATTCGCGTCAGCCCGATCCGCAGCGCGTCAGCCGTGCCGCCGACCTCCTGA
- the mce gene encoding methylmalonyl-CoA epimerase, whose amino-acid sequence MIGDLNHVGVATPSIADSIRLYRDVLGATKIGEPFDLPAQGVKVCFVDTPTAQIELIEPYDDTSPIVGFLAKNPRGGQHHVCFEVADMHAAVVEMRAKGVTLLGTGEPRIGAHGTPVVFLHPKDMGGVLIELMESPKEGH is encoded by the coding sequence ATGATCGGCGATTTGAACCATGTCGGCGTCGCCACGCCCTCCATCGCCGATTCGATCAGGCTGTACCGCGACGTGCTGGGCGCGACGAAGATCGGCGAGCCGTTCGACCTGCCCGCCCAGGGGGTGAAGGTCTGTTTCGTCGATACGCCGACCGCCCAGATCGAGCTGATCGAACCCTATGACGACACCAGCCCCATCGTCGGCTTTCTGGCCAAGAACCCCAGGGGCGGCCAGCATCACGTCTGTTTCGAGGTGGCGGACATGCACGCCGCCGTCGTCGAGATGCGGGCCAAGGGCGTCACACTCCTGGGCACGGGCGAACCCCGCATCGGCGCCCACGGCACGCCCGTCGTCTTCCTGCATCCCAAGGACATGGGCGGGGTCCTGATCGAACTGATGGAAAGCCCGAAAGAAGGTCACTGA
- the scpA gene encoding methylmalonyl-CoA mutase has translation MSAFGTFPDFSKIDLDLGATGAGPDRAPWTTPEGLTVQTAYGPDAVEGLDFIHGLPGFAPFVRGPYPTMYAGAPWTIRQYAGFSTAEESNAFYRRNLAAGQKGLSVAFDLATHRGYDSDHPRVKGDVGMAGVAIDSILDMRTLFDGIPLDQMSVSMTMNGAVLPILALYVVAAEEQGVPHDKLTGTIQNDILKEFMVRNTYIYPPAPSMRIIADIFEWTAKETPRFNSISISGYHMQEAGASADIELAYTLSDGIEYLRAGKAAGMAIDRFAPRLSFFWAIGMNYFMEVAKMRAGRLLWAEAVRREGGVDPKSLSLRTHCQTSGWSLAAQDVFNNVPRTLVECLAAAGGQTQSLHTNALDEALALPTDFSARIARNTQILAQAETGLTRVIDPWGGSFYVERLTQELATKARALMEEVEGLGGMAKAIEAGIPKLRIEESAARTQARIDTGQQTVVGVNKYLNPVVDDIPMLKVDNAEVRARQIEKLRRLRAERDQAATQAALAELTKGAWGKANLMELAVRAARAKATVGEISDALEAAFGRHVAKVQTVSGVYLQEAGNDPKVARAREMVAAFVENDGGPPRILIAKLGQDGHDRGQKVVATGYGDLGFDVTAGALFQTPAEAARDAVEKNVHAVGASSLAAGHLTLVPELKAELARLGREDIMIVVGGVIPPSDVQPLLDMGAAAVYPPGSVIADTAVDLIEKLNQRLGYAQPAPRKDPV, from the coding sequence ATGAGCGCCTTTGGGACCTTCCCCGACTTCTCCAAGATCGACCTGGACCTGGGCGCCACAGGCGCGGGCCCCGACCGCGCGCCCTGGACCACGCCCGAGGGTCTGACGGTCCAGACCGCCTATGGGCCGGACGCAGTGGAAGGGCTGGACTTCATCCACGGCCTGCCCGGCTTCGCCCCCTTCGTGCGCGGCCCCTATCCGACCATGTATGCGGGCGCGCCCTGGACCATCCGCCAGTACGCCGGCTTCTCCACCGCCGAGGAGTCCAACGCCTTCTATCGCCGCAATCTGGCGGCGGGTCAGAAGGGGCTGTCGGTCGCCTTCGACCTGGCCACCCACCGGGGCTACGACTCGGACCACCCGCGGGTGAAGGGCGACGTAGGCATGGCGGGCGTCGCCATCGACTCCATCCTGGACATGCGGACCCTGTTCGACGGCATTCCGCTGGACCAGATGTCGGTCTCCATGACCATGAACGGCGCCGTCCTGCCGATCTTGGCCCTCTATGTCGTCGCCGCCGAGGAGCAGGGCGTCCCCCACGATAAGCTGACCGGGACCATCCAGAACGACATTCTGAAGGAGTTCATGGTCCGCAACACCTACATCTACCCCCCGGCGCCCTCGATGCGGATCATCGCCGACATCTTCGAATGGACGGCGAAGGAGACGCCCCGGTTCAACTCCATCTCCATCTCCGGCTATCATATGCAGGAGGCGGGGGCCTCGGCCGATATCGAACTGGCCTACACCCTGTCGGACGGGATCGAATACCTGAGGGCCGGCAAGGCGGCGGGCATGGCGATCGACCGCTTCGCGCCGCGCCTCAGCTTCTTCTGGGCCATCGGCATGAACTACTTCATGGAGGTGGCCAAGATGCGCGCCGGCCGCCTGCTGTGGGCCGAGGCCGTGCGGCGCGAAGGGGGCGTCGATCCCAAGTCCCTGTCCCTGCGCACCCACTGCCAGACCTCGGGCTGGTCGCTGGCGGCTCAGGACGTGTTCAACAATGTGCCCCGCACCCTGGTCGAATGTCTGGCGGCGGCGGGCGGCCAGACGCAGAGCCTGCACACCAACGCCCTGGACGAAGCCCTGGCCCTGCCGACCGACTTTTCGGCCCGGATCGCGCGCAACACCCAGATCCTGGCCCAGGCCGAGACCGGCCTGACCCGCGTTATCGACCCCTGGGGCGGCAGCTTCTACGTCGAACGTCTGACCCAGGAGTTGGCCACCAAGGCCCGCGCCCTGATGGAGGAGGTCGAGGGGCTGGGCGGCATGGCCAAGGCCATCGAGGCCGGCATCCCGAAGCTGCGGATCGAGGAATCGGCCGCGCGGACCCAGGCCCGCATCGACACCGGCCAGCAGACCGTCGTGGGGGTGAACAAATATCTGAACCCTGTGGTCGACGACATTCCGATGCTGAAGGTCGACAACGCCGAGGTCCGCGCTCGCCAGATCGAGAAGCTGCGACGCCTGCGGGCCGAGCGGGACCAGGCCGCGACGCAGGCCGCCCTGGCCGAACTGACCAAGGGCGCCTGGGGCAAGGCCAATCTGATGGAGCTGGCCGTCCGCGCCGCCCGCGCCAAGGCCACCGTCGGTGAGATTTCCGACGCGCTGGAGGCGGCGTTCGGACGTCACGTCGCCAAGGTTCAGACCGTCTCGGGCGTCTATTTACAAGAGGCGGGGAACGATCCCAAGGTCGCCCGCGCCCGCGAAATGGTCGCCGCCTTCGTAGAGAACGACGGCGGCCCGCCGCGCATCCTGATCGCCAAACTGGGTCAGGACGGCCACGACCGGGGCCAGAAGGTCGTCGCCACCGGCTATGGCGATCTTGGCTTCGACGTCACGGCCGGCGCCCTGTTCCAGACCCCGGCCGAGGCCGCGCGCGATGCGGTGGAGAAGAACGTTCATGCGGTCGGCGCGTCGTCCCTGGCGGCGGGCCACCTGACCCTGGTGCCGGAACTCAAGGCCGAACTGGCCAGGCTGGGGCGCGAGGACATCATGATCGTGGTCGGCGGCGTCATTCCGCCGTCGGACGTGCAGCCCCTGCTCGATATGGGGGCGGCGGCCGTCTATCCGCCCGGTTCGGTCATCGCCGACACGGCGGTCGATCTGATCGAGAAGCTGAACCAGCGCCTGGGCTACGCCCAGCCCGCGCCGCGAAAGGACCCGGTATGA
- a CDS encoding methylmalonyl-CoA mutase family protein: protein MTDFAVPTPLEWREAAVKALKDRPLESLVHLDADQLATRPLYGAATGGAPVFAPRPSDAEGRAWDVRTLIEGQDADALNQAILTDLENGAASVLIAGPVAPDAGRLARVLDRVALELAPVALDAGFDGTRAAEALSAVAKGSPRAKLAFHLDPISAYAQAGGAPGDFEAVMAETAQAAAAQAATYPEATLFMASGRVTHEAGGSIAQELAFAASSAVAYVKAAVAAGLSVTAALKGVALGVVVDQAYFDSLAKIRALRLVWASVSRAFGVQTPAMIEARSSRRMLSARDPWPNMLRLTAAGFAGAVGGADVVVLDGFTRAAGLPDAFARRQARNTQLILMEEANLGRVDDPASGAWYLDARTRELAQAAWAEFQAYEAEGGVVACLEGEVIQPRVARARALAEKAFKDGAAQIVGVTQFVDPQVRPAPVTPAPTAAAVDATFEALAPIRFAAAFEEAAQ, encoded by the coding sequence ATGACCGACTTCGCCGTCCCGACCCCGCTTGAGTGGCGCGAGGCCGCCGTCAAGGCGCTGAAGGACCGACCGCTGGAAAGCCTGGTCCATCTGGACGCCGACCAACTGGCGACCCGACCGCTCTATGGGGCGGCGACCGGCGGCGCGCCCGTCTTCGCGCCCCGGCCGTCCGATGCGGAGGGCCGGGCCTGGGATGTGCGGACGCTGATCGAGGGGCAGGACGCCGATGCTCTGAACCAAGCCATCCTGACCGATCTGGAGAACGGCGCGGCCTCGGTCCTGATCGCCGGGCCGGTCGCGCCGGACGCCGGACGGTTGGCGCGCGTGCTGGATAGGGTGGCGCTGGAGTTGGCGCCCGTCGCCCTGGACGCCGGCTTCGACGGGACCAGGGCGGCCGAGGCCCTGTCGGCCGTCGCCAAGGGTTCGCCCCGCGCCAAGCTGGCCTTCCACCTGGACCCCATTTCCGCCTACGCCCAGGCGGGCGGCGCGCCCGGCGACTTCGAGGCCGTGATGGCCGAAACGGCGCAGGCGGCGGCGGCCCAGGCCGCGACCTATCCCGAGGCGACCCTGTTCATGGCCTCGGGCCGCGTGACGCATGAGGCGGGCGGCTCCATCGCTCAGGAACTGGCCTTCGCCGCCTCCTCGGCGGTGGCCTATGTGAAGGCGGCCGTGGCGGCGGGCCTGTCGGTCACGGCGGCGCTGAAGGGCGTGGCGCTGGGCGTCGTCGTGGACCAGGCCTATTTCGATTCCCTGGCCAAGATCCGCGCCCTGCGCCTGGTCTGGGCCAGCGTGTCCAGAGCCTTCGGTGTCCAGACGCCGGCGATGATTGAGGCGCGCTCCTCTCGGCGAATGCTGTCGGCGCGTGATCCCTGGCCCAATATGCTGCGCCTGACCGCCGCGGGTTTCGCCGGGGCCGTGGGCGGGGCCGATGTGGTGGTTCTGGACGGCTTCACCCGCGCGGCGGGTCTGCCGGACGCCTTCGCCCGGCGTCAGGCCCGCAACACCCAACTGATCCTGATGGAGGAAGCCAACCTGGGCCGGGTGGACGATCCGGCCAGCGGCGCCTGGTATCTGGACGCCCGCACCCGCGAACTGGCCCAGGCCGCCTGGGCGGAGTTCCAGGCCTATGAGGCCGAGGGCGGCGTCGTCGCCTGCCTGGAGGGCGAGGTGATCCAACCCCGCGTCGCCCGCGCTCGCGCCCTGGCCGAAAAAGCTTTCAAGGACGGCGCCGCCCAGATCGTCGGCGTGACCCAATTCGTCGATCCCCAGGTCCGACCCGCGCCCGTAACGCCCGCGCCCACAGCGGCCGCCGTCGACGCGACGTTCGAGGCGCTGGCGCCCATCCGCTTCGCCGCCGCCTTCGAGGAGGCCGCCCAATGA
- a CDS encoding acetyl/propionyl/methylcrotonyl-CoA carboxylase subunit alpha — translation MFSKILIANRGEIAVRIIKTCRRMGIQTVQVYSEADAGSLAVEMADEAVLIGPAPAAQSYLLADKIVEAVRQTGAQAVHPGFGFLSENAGFARRLRDEGIAFIGPNPEAIEAMGDKISSKKLAAEAGVSTVPGHMGLIETPEEAVRIANQIGYPIMIKASAGGGGKGIRVAHSDADMAEGFAAVKAEALNAFGDDRVFLEKFIVDPRHIEIQVLGDKHGHVVHLFERECSIQRRNQKVIEEAPSPLLDEATRAAMGAQAVALAQAVNYDSAGTVEFVAGQDKSFYFLEMNTRLQVEHPVTELITGVDLVEQMIRSAWGEALAFEQKDLKIDGWAIESRIYAEDPYRGFLPSIGRLVRYEQPEEGEQDGYVVRNDSGVREGDEISLFYDPMIAKLCAWGETREAAVEGMARALEDTHLSGLGHNVPFLAAVMDQDRFKSGNLSTSYIKDEFPDGFHGLAPTERQRRLLIACAVAMNEVVAEQDGDPSERTEWTVLIDKTAHAVEVGYDEAEDLVVVIDGEAVSLSEIDWRPGLSLFKAALDDEPFTAEVRRVADGFDIRHRAARARVRVLRPEVADLYALLPEKQAADTSRLVLSPMPGLVVDIPVTEGQEVKSGETVAIIEAMKMQNILKAERDGRVKAVKAKAGDPVAADDVLVEFD, via the coding sequence ATGTTCTCCAAAATCCTCATCGCCAACCGGGGCGAGATCGCGGTTCGGATCATCAAGACCTGCCGCCGCATGGGCATCCAGACGGTGCAGGTCTATTCCGAGGCGGACGCCGGGTCGCTGGCGGTCGAGATGGCCGACGAGGCGGTGCTGATCGGGCCGGCGCCGGCGGCGCAGTCGTATCTGCTGGCCGACAAGATCGTCGAGGCGGTGCGCCAGACGGGGGCGCAGGCGGTGCATCCGGGCTTTGGGTTCCTGTCGGAAAACGCCGGGTTCGCGCGGCGGCTGAGGGACGAGGGGATCGCCTTCATCGGCCCGAATCCCGAGGCCATCGAGGCCATGGGCGACAAGATCAGCTCCAAGAAGCTGGCGGCCGAGGCGGGCGTCTCGACCGTGCCGGGCCATATGGGCCTGATCGAGACGCCGGAGGAGGCGGTCAGGATCGCCAATCAGATCGGCTATCCGATCATGATCAAGGCCTCGGCTGGCGGCGGCGGCAAGGGCATCCGCGTGGCCCATTCGGACGCCGACATGGCCGAGGGGTTCGCGGCGGTGAAGGCCGAGGCGCTGAACGCCTTTGGCGACGACCGGGTCTTCCTGGAGAAGTTCATCGTCGATCCGCGCCACATCGAGATCCAGGTGCTGGGCGACAAGCACGGCCATGTGGTCCATCTGTTCGAGCGCGAATGCTCGATCCAGCGCCGCAACCAGAAGGTCATCGAGGAGGCGCCGAGCCCCTTGCTGGACGAGGCCACACGCGCCGCCATGGGGGCGCAGGCCGTCGCCCTGGCCCAGGCCGTCAACTATGACAGCGCCGGCACGGTCGAGTTCGTCGCGGGGCAGGACAAGAGCTTCTACTTCCTGGAGATGAACACCCGGCTTCAGGTCGAGCATCCGGTGACGGAGCTGATCACCGGGGTCGATCTGGTCGAACAGATGATCCGTTCGGCCTGGGGCGAGGCCCTGGCCTTCGAACAGAAGGACCTGAAGATCGACGGCTGGGCCATCGAAAGCCGCATCTACGCCGAAGACCCCTATCGCGGCTTCCTGCCCTCGATCGGGCGGCTGGTGCGCTACGAGCAGCCCGAGGAGGGGGAGCAGGACGGCTATGTGGTCCGCAACGATTCCGGCGTCCGCGAAGGCGACGAGATCAGCCTGTTCTACGACCCCATGATCGCCAAACTGTGCGCCTGGGGCGAAACGCGCGAGGCGGCGGTCGAGGGCATGGCCCGCGCGCTGGAGGACACCCACCTGTCTGGCCTTGGGCACAACGTCCCCTTCCTGGCGGCGGTGATGGATCAGGATCGGTTCAAGTCGGGGAACCTGTCGACCAGCTATATCAAGGACGAGTTCCCGGACGGCTTTCACGGTCTGGCGCCGACGGAGCGTCAGCGGCGGCTGCTGATCGCCTGCGCCGTGGCGATGAACGAGGTCGTGGCCGAACAGGACGGCGACCCCAGCGAGCGCACCGAATGGACCGTCCTGATCGACAAGACGGCCCATGCGGTCGAGGTCGGCTATGACGAGGCCGAGGATCTGGTCGTCGTCATCGACGGGGAAGCCGTCTCACTGTCCGAGATCGACTGGCGGCCGGGCCTTTCGCTGTTCAAGGCGGCGCTGGACGACGAACCCTTCACCGCGGAAGTCCGGCGCGTCGCGGACGGCTTCGACATCCGGCACCGCGCGGCCCGCGCGCGGGTGCGCGTCCTGCGGCCCGAGGTCGCCGACCTCTACGCCCTGCTGCCCGAGAAACAGGCGGCCGACACCTCCAGACTGGTGCTGTCGCCCATGCCGGGCCTGGTCGTGGACATCCCCGTGACCGAGGGGCAGGAGGTCAAGTCCGGCGAGACCGTCGCCATCATCGAGGCCATGAAGATGCAGAACATCCTCAAGGCCGAACGCGACGGCCGGGTGAAGGCGGTCAAGGCCAAGGCCGGCGATCCGGTCGCCGCCGACGACGTGCTGGTGGAGTTCGACTGA
- a CDS encoding DUF429 domain-containing protein — protein MITLGFDPGGANGFGCAIVTNEASWSTTVSSVDEAIDWVVHELSGRVPDGAGIDTLLFWQTTKSGWRGADQYLRARFPTRRSSVVCSNGLYGSMAVQGATLAVRLRTLWPDLLLTETHPKVLWEQVAKGEAYPREVSKSHAAILWLTEALEAQISPANEHEFDALLSGWAADRACRGMWKFDLTTIPAQGQKSPNVSLVDNVHYFWPE, from the coding sequence GTGATTACTCTCGGCTTTGACCCCGGTGGAGCGAACGGCTTTGGCTGTGCGATTGTCACCAATGAGGCGTCGTGGTCCACGACCGTCAGCTCTGTTGACGAGGCTATCGACTGGGTTGTGCATGAGCTCAGTGGTCGTGTTCCTGACGGAGCAGGTATCGACACGCTCCTGTTCTGGCAGACCACAAAATCGGGGTGGCGTGGAGCGGATCAGTATCTTCGCGCGAGGTTTCCAACTCGCAGAAGCAGTGTTGTTTGCTCCAACGGACTTTATGGGTCGATGGCTGTCCAAGGCGCCACGCTAGCGGTGCGGCTACGCACCTTGTGGCCCGATCTTTTGCTGACGGAGACGCACCCCAAGGTGCTGTGGGAGCAGGTTGCTAAAGGAGAAGCCTATCCTCGCGAGGTGTCGAAATCGCACGCCGCAATACTGTGGCTTACCGAAGCACTAGAGGCCCAAATATCCCCGGCGAATGAGCATGAGTTCGACGCCTTGCTTTCAGGATGGGCTGCGGATCGGGCATGTCGTGGCATGTGGAAGTTTGATCTTACGACAATCCCGGCGCAGGGGCAGAAGTCGCCCAATGTCTCACTCGTCGATAACGTGCATTATTTTTGGCCCGAATAG